One window of Anaerolineales bacterium genomic DNA carries:
- a CDS encoding alpha/beta hydrolase, whose translation MKTTRTNKKRGFLFWLGRIFLALVALIVLFVSAALAAGANNKRDFAKNYPPIGQMVDVGGYRLHLYCTGDSQPGEPVVIVEAGSGSVGLMWALVQGEVAKSARICTYDRAGLGWSEPSPKPRTADVITDELHTLLENAGIEGPYILVGHSLGGIFVREYQYKYPDEVAGIILVDSGDGKLATYMDGTAYMQLMSQFIGASKTLSDTGLIKVVTGISALFPSEPGYQTLPAGVPEAIQAMMVKTTEAGALEVAALPVIWAESREHQTSLDDLPLTIIVHGYCNSCSKDPAELAKEETGWLEMQKYLASLSTNSELIIASPQTGHDVQVDEPGLVVEAIQNMIEAAR comes from the coding sequence GCTGCTGGCGCAAATAACAAACGTGATTTTGCCAAGAATTATCCACCCATTGGGCAGATGGTGGATGTGGGTGGTTATCGCCTGCACTTGTATTGCACAGGCGATTCGCAGCCTGGCGAGCCGGTCGTGATCGTGGAAGCAGGCTCAGGCAGTGTCGGCTTGATGTGGGCGTTGGTACAGGGTGAAGTGGCGAAATCCGCCCGCATCTGTACGTATGATCGTGCCGGGCTTGGCTGGAGCGAACCCAGCCCCAAGCCGCGCACCGCGGATGTCATCACAGATGAATTGCATACCTTGCTTGAAAATGCGGGGATCGAAGGTCCATATATTCTCGTTGGTCATTCACTGGGCGGTATCTTCGTCCGGGAGTATCAGTACAAATATCCCGATGAAGTCGCTGGAATCATCCTAGTCGATTCGGGAGATGGAAAACTGGCAACCTACATGGATGGAACGGCATACATGCAATTGATGTCACAGTTCATTGGAGCCAGTAAAACCTTATCTGATACAGGGTTGATCAAAGTGGTGACGGGCATAAGCGCCTTATTCCCATCTGAGCCGGGGTATCAGACACTGCCAGCAGGCGTCCCGGAGGCCATTCAGGCGATGATGGTCAAAACGACAGAAGCCGGTGCGCTTGAAGTGGCTGCCTTGCCGGTCATTTGGGCAGAAAGCCGCGAGCATCAAACCTCCCTTGACGATCTGCCGCTCACGATCATTGTCCACGGGTATTGCAATAGTTGCAGCAAAGACCCGGCGGAGTTGGCGAAGGAGGAAACAGGTTGGCTCGAAATGCAGAAATATCTTGCTTCCCTTTCGACAAACAGTGAGTTGATAATCGCCAGCCCGCAGACGGGTCACGATGTTCAGGTGGATGAACCCGGCTTGGTTGTAGAGGCAATTCAAAACATGATCGAGGCGGCACGATAA
- a CDS encoding PD40 domain-containing protein — protein sequence MLEVRLLGQFSVNLDGVPIQINSRPAQSLLAYLLIYAGRAVRREKLAGLFWPDASEENARNNLRQALWRVRKSLDANGNPDSPLLLVDDITVAVNASSEYRLDVIELETPIHEDTPLPRLIEIVSLYEGELLPGFYDDWAVLERERLGAIFDARMGALISRLVELQNWSETIEWSERWIALGGVPEPAYRGLMTAHAARGDLSNMAAAYRRCEEAMRNELGLAPSESTQSLYEELKAGGVANSNLMNHETIQIASPLTDESPAPGAPPYMGLQHYNEVDADNFFGRETLVNLIYSHIAEGHSFVAIVGASGSGKSSLVRAGLIPALNSQGFKKNLDSKHDWKIVLVSPTMHPLEALTMGLNQHLQTEIRSVDLKKKDAHNLRRHLSGMRQDGEKMPSQSSDGQGVSKLLIVIDQFEELFTLCADEPEQREFIDVLMSIADAELEEHVHVVITLRADFYSYCAQYPNLREALTRAQIYIGPMSAEEVRRVIEEPARHGGWDFEPGLVELILRDVIREPGMLPLLSHALLETWRRRQGRTLTLQGYVKSGGVRSAIARTAETVFNLQLSSEQQQIAKNILLRLTNLGEGVEGTRRRVMLAELLPAAREASAVQSVLKILVVARLITVDEDSVEVAHEALITEWPTLHNWLVEDREELRLHRCLTEAAQVWLESERDPSELYQGTRLSQAVEWGEKYASDLSVLEQEFLSASREQAEQLESERKAQQERELHAARELAKAQQERADTEKQLSESQTRALAQLRRRAIYLTAALFFALGMAGIALFLGERVRQIALTAQVNAERAEDERQIAFSRELAAASVSNLELDPELSILLALAAVSEARSAGLSVPREAEEALHRSVLASRLRMNLPGGYGVDFDPSGSLIVSSGPNSSAVIREFPSGQERLALQGHSGDLYGVGVGFSPDGKRIVISSADGTAKVWDVSTGNEVLFLQGHTASVNASIFNPNGTRIATTSSDGTVRVWDAKTGDELLKLMLSAPSGIAFDSMGKYLAIANDLESDGSVTIWDITSGENILILPGHPRGSLAVVYSMGGRHVITAGRDAKIRVWDLEDGKEITVLDETIPIYSLAISPNGRHIAAGGIDGIVKIWDLESSVLLFELTGHTDIVSSLTFSPDARYLASSSVDGSTRVWDVSAKGMTEWLTLSGHTEVVYSLDYSPDGRKIATSSWDETAVIWDAFTGNRLSALQDFAAEVGRITFNDDGSRIATADYSGVLKLWDADTGELVWSVIAHGAGDIDVMFSPDGNFIATGGADGVAKLWDGETGELTRLFTGHTDVIHRISFNSDGSLLATASWDDTARIWRAASGELLYTLSAGAGDVKNADFNPDGKLLVTAHEDGIARIWDVSMVGAVIPNEPYIVQTLVGHNSTVWDASFSPDGEQLATISFDGTVRFWDAGSADELLVWSGNNNGPDLEFSPDGRHLAVTSGEGTVRVFILSLEELIGVAKSRLTRSFTLAECQKYLHRDSCP from the coding sequence GTGCTCGAAGTTAGATTGTTAGGGCAATTTTCAGTTAACTTGGATGGGGTTCCCATTCAAATAAATTCGCGTCCGGCACAGTCCCTTCTTGCATATTTACTCATCTATGCAGGCAGAGCAGTTCGGCGCGAGAAACTGGCGGGTTTGTTTTGGCCCGATGCCTCCGAAGAAAATGCGCGGAATAATCTCCGCCAGGCTTTGTGGCGGGTTCGTAAAAGCCTGGATGCCAATGGGAACCCTGATTCACCACTGCTATTGGTGGATGACATTACGGTTGCGGTCAACGCTTCTTCCGAATATCGACTGGATGTAATCGAACTTGAAACGCCGATTCATGAAGATACGCCCCTTCCCCGGCTGATCGAGATCGTCTCCTTGTATGAGGGCGAATTGTTGCCGGGGTTTTATGATGATTGGGCGGTTCTCGAACGTGAGAGATTGGGAGCAATATTTGACGCGAGGATGGGGGCGCTGATAAGCCGTCTGGTGGAACTTCAAAACTGGTCGGAAACCATTGAATGGAGCGAGCGCTGGATCGCCCTGGGAGGTGTACCTGAACCTGCCTATCGTGGATTGATGACGGCGCATGCGGCTCGGGGAGATCTAAGCAACATGGCGGCGGCATATCGCCGTTGCGAAGAAGCAATGCGGAATGAACTGGGTTTGGCGCCGTCGGAATCCACGCAATCCCTTTATGAAGAATTGAAGGCGGGAGGAGTGGCAAACAGCAATTTGATGAATCACGAAACAATTCAAATCGCTTCGCCGTTAACAGACGAGAGCCCCGCGCCCGGCGCGCCGCCTTACATGGGTTTGCAGCATTACAATGAAGTTGACGCAGACAATTTCTTTGGTCGCGAGACATTGGTCAATCTGATTTACAGCCACATAGCGGAGGGACATTCCTTCGTTGCGATTGTGGGCGCCTCCGGAAGCGGAAAATCATCACTCGTCCGGGCAGGCTTGATCCCAGCTCTTAATTCGCAGGGTTTCAAGAAAAACCTTGACAGCAAGCATGATTGGAAAATCGTGCTTGTCAGCCCGACCATGCATCCGCTTGAGGCTCTGACAATGGGACTCAATCAACATCTACAAACGGAGATTCGATCTGTCGATCTCAAGAAGAAGGATGCCCATAATCTTCGCAGGCATTTGTCCGGGATGAGGCAGGACGGGGAAAAGATGCCTTCCCAGAGCTCAGATGGACAGGGCGTTTCCAAGCTTTTAATAGTAATTGATCAATTTGAGGAACTCTTTACATTATGCGCAGATGAACCTGAACAGCGGGAATTTATTGACGTGTTGATGTCCATTGCGGATGCCGAGCTTGAAGAACATGTCCATGTGGTCATCACTTTACGGGCGGATTTCTACTCGTACTGCGCGCAGTATCCGAACCTTCGTGAGGCATTGACCCGCGCCCAGATATACATTGGACCAATGAGTGCGGAGGAGGTCCGCCGGGTAATTGAAGAACCGGCTCGTCATGGCGGTTGGGATTTCGAGCCAGGTCTGGTGGAGTTGATCCTGCGTGACGTGATCCGGGAACCCGGCATGTTGCCCCTGCTTTCACATGCCCTGCTGGAAACCTGGCGCAGGCGGCAAGGACGAACGCTCACCTTGCAGGGATATGTTAAGTCCGGAGGCGTGCGCAGCGCAATTGCAAGGACAGCAGAGACCGTCTTTAACCTCCAACTTTCATCTGAACAACAACAGATCGCCAAAAACATCCTTTTGAGGCTTACCAATTTGGGAGAAGGGGTCGAGGGAACCCGCAGGCGAGTGATGTTGGCAGAACTCCTTCCTGCCGCGCGTGAAGCGTCCGCTGTCCAGTCTGTTTTGAAGATTCTGGTCGTCGCACGCCTGATCACCGTCGACGAAGATTCGGTGGAAGTCGCGCATGAGGCGTTGATCACGGAATGGCCTACGCTCCACAACTGGCTGGTTGAAGATCGTGAAGAGCTCAGGCTGCATCGTTGTCTCACCGAAGCCGCGCAGGTATGGTTGGAGTCGGAGCGTGATCCGAGTGAGCTTTATCAAGGCACCCGATTAAGTCAGGCGGTCGAGTGGGGTGAAAAGTACGCATCAGATCTGAGCGTATTGGAGCAGGAATTCCTGTCGGCTTCAAGGGAACAGGCCGAACAATTGGAGTCCGAGCGAAAGGCCCAACAGGAACGCGAATTACATGCCGCCCGTGAACTGGCGAAAGCCCAGCAGGAGCGAGCGGATACCGAAAAGCAACTATCTGAAAGTCAGACCCGCGCTTTGGCGCAATTGCGCCGACGCGCCATCTACCTCACGGCTGCGCTATTCTTTGCGCTTGGCATGGCGGGCATTGCCTTGTTTCTGGGGGAGCGGGTGCGCCAGATTGCGCTGACAGCCCAAGTCAATGCTGAAAGAGCGGAGGACGAACGCCAGATTGCTTTTTCCCGTGAACTGGCCGCCGCATCGGTCTCTAACCTGGAACTGGATCCTGAACTCAGCATTTTACTCGCTCTGGCTGCAGTATCCGAGGCGCGATCAGCTGGCTTATCCGTCCCGCGAGAGGCGGAAGAAGCATTGCATAGATCGGTATTGGCGTCGCGATTGCGGATGAACCTGCCGGGAGGTTATGGGGTAGATTTCGATCCGAGCGGGTCCTTGATCGTATCCAGCGGACCGAACAGTTCTGCGGTCATCCGGGAATTTCCATCCGGGCAGGAGAGACTCGCTTTGCAGGGGCATTCCGGTGATCTTTATGGTGTGGGTGTAGGTTTCAGCCCGGACGGTAAAAGAATCGTCATCTCCAGTGCGGATGGAACAGCCAAAGTTTGGGATGTTTCCACGGGGAATGAGGTTTTATTTCTTCAAGGTCATACAGCATCGGTCAACGCCAGCATATTTAATCCGAACGGAACCCGGATTGCAACAACATCCAGTGATGGAACAGTGCGGGTTTGGGACGCGAAAACTGGTGATGAATTGCTTAAACTGATGCTTTCCGCACCTTCAGGTATCGCTTTTGACTCCATGGGTAAATATCTTGCAATTGCCAATGACTTGGAATCCGATGGCTCCGTGACGATCTGGGATATCACATCTGGAGAAAATATACTGATATTGCCCGGTCATCCTCGTGGCTCGCTGGCTGTGGTTTACAGCATGGGTGGAAGGCATGTCATTACTGCCGGACGGGACGCAAAGATTCGAGTATGGGATCTGGAAGACGGGAAAGAGATAACTGTATTGGATGAAACCATCCCGATTTATTCATTGGCGATCAGCCCGAACGGCAGGCACATTGCGGCTGGCGGCATTGATGGGATTGTCAAGATTTGGGATTTGGAATCTTCCGTTTTACTGTTCGAACTGACCGGACATACCGACATTGTCAGTTCTCTGACATTCAGCCCTGATGCAAGGTATCTGGCATCCAGCAGTGTGGATGGCTCCACCAGGGTATGGGATGTATCGGCAAAAGGGATGACCGAATGGCTGACTCTTTCGGGACATACCGAGGTCGTTTACAGCCTGGACTATAGCCCCGATGGTCGAAAAATCGCCACGTCCAGTTGGGACGAAACCGCCGTTATTTGGGACGCATTCACCGGGAATAGATTGTCTGCCTTACAGGATTTTGCAGCGGAAGTGGGGCGCATCACATTCAATGATGATGGATCGAGGATCGCTACAGCGGATTACAGTGGGGTACTAAAACTTTGGGATGCGGATACAGGGGAATTGGTTTGGTCTGTTATAGCACATGGTGCCGGTGATATTGACGTCATGTTCAGTCCCGATGGAAACTTTATTGCCACCGGCGGTGCTGATGGAGTTGCCAAATTATGGGATGGTGAGACGGGTGAATTGACGCGATTGTTTACCGGCCATACCGATGTCATTCATCGAATCTCATTCAATTCAGATGGAAGCCTGCTGGCTACGGCGAGTTGGGACGATACGGCAAGAATCTGGCGAGCAGCCTCGGGCGAACTGCTTTATACATTATCGGCAGGCGCCGGAGATGTAAAAAACGCTGACTTCAACCCGGACGGGAAATTATTGGTCACAGCACATGAGGACGGGATTGCAAGAATTTGGGATGTTTCCATGGTCGGCGCAGTGATTCCAAACGAGCCATATATAGTCCAAACGCTAGTTGGACACAATTCAACAGTTTGGGATGCATCCTTTAGCCCGGATGGTGAACAACTGGCAACCATCAGTTTTGATGGCACTGTCAGATTTTGGGATGCAGGATCCGCAGATGAATTGTTGGTGTGGTCCGGCAATAACAATGGACCCGATCTCGAGTTCAGCCCCGACGGAAGACATTTGGCTGTCACCAGCGGCGAGGGAACGGTAAGAGTGTTTATCCTGTCGCTTGAAGAATTAATCGGCGTGGCGAAATCCCGACTAACTCGGTCCTTTACACTGGCAGAGTGCCAAAAATACCTGCATCGAGACTCCTGTCCGTAA